In Brevundimonas sp. SGAir0440, one DNA window encodes the following:
- a CDS encoding M2 family metallopeptidase gives MKRQMMTAVAVCALAFAASCASTSEPAAAAPGVEQTASTTPAPTVSDMRADYPITAEGATAFIADAETKWAEVSEYVARIQWARATNITFDTMWLESKANAEATELQVQLANQAAKFNDVQVDPVVRRKLNLLRLSLVLPAPNRPGAAEELAQITTRLDSTYSTGKFDFKGKPITLDEASLILADSRDPAETKALYEGWRTISPVMRDDYARMVEIANEGSRELGFADTGALWRSGYDMPADDFAAETDRLWAQVKPFYENLHCYVRARLNAKYGDAVQPDHGPIRADLLGNMWSQQWGNIYDVVAPPSGGASSYDLTELLKAADYDATKMVKTGEGFYVSLGLDPLPQTFWKRSQITRPRDREVVCHASAWDLDNADDIRIKMCTNVNGDDFYTVHHELGHNYYQRAYKNQPMLFRNGANDGFHEAIGDFVGLSALTPTYLNQIGLLKTTPGAEEDIPFLLKMALDKIAFLPFGLMVDRWRWDVFSGETAPAAYNTAWTADMLQYQGLVPPGPRPANAFDPGAKYHVPGNTPYTRYFLAAIYQFQFQRAACKQAGWTGPLHRCSVYGNKEVGARFNAMLQMGQSRPWQEAMKAFTGDDGNDASAIADYFAPLNVWLQEQNRGHQCGWTAA, from the coding sequence ATGAAGCGTCAGATGATGACCGCCGTCGCGGTCTGCGCCCTCGCCTTCGCCGCCAGCTGCGCCAGCACCAGCGAACCCGCCGCCGCAGCCCCGGGGGTCGAACAGACGGCCTCGACGACGCCCGCGCCGACCGTCAGCGACATGCGCGCCGACTATCCGATCACCGCCGAGGGCGCGACCGCCTTCATCGCCGACGCCGAAACCAAATGGGCCGAGGTCAGCGAATATGTCGCCCGCATCCAATGGGCGCGCGCCACCAACATCACCTTCGACACCATGTGGCTGGAATCGAAGGCCAACGCCGAGGCGACGGAGCTTCAGGTCCAGCTGGCCAATCAGGCGGCCAAGTTCAACGACGTTCAGGTCGATCCGGTCGTGCGCCGCAAGCTGAACCTGCTGCGGCTCAGCCTGGTCCTGCCCGCCCCCAACCGACCTGGCGCGGCCGAGGAGTTGGCCCAGATCACCACGCGGCTGGACTCGACCTATTCGACCGGTAAGTTCGATTTCAAGGGCAAGCCGATCACGCTGGACGAGGCCTCGCTGATCCTGGCCGACAGCCGCGACCCCGCCGAGACCAAGGCGCTGTATGAAGGCTGGCGCACCATCTCGCCGGTCATGCGCGACGACTACGCCCGCATGGTCGAGATCGCCAACGAGGGCTCGCGCGAACTGGGCTTCGCCGACACCGGCGCCCTGTGGCGGTCAGGCTACGACATGCCCGCCGACGATTTCGCCGCCGAGACCGACCGGCTTTGGGCTCAGGTGAAGCCCTTCTACGAGAACCTGCACTGCTATGTGCGCGCCAGGCTGAACGCGAAGTATGGCGACGCGGTGCAACCCGATCACGGCCCGATCCGCGCCGATCTGCTGGGCAATATGTGGTCCCAACAGTGGGGCAACATCTATGATGTGGTTGCCCCGCCCAGCGGCGGCGCCTCGAGCTACGACCTCACTGAACTGCTGAAGGCCGCCGACTACGACGCGACGAAGATGGTCAAGACGGGCGAGGGCTTCTACGTCTCGCTGGGCCTCGACCCTCTGCCCCAGACCTTCTGGAAACGCAGCCAAATCACACGCCCGCGCGACCGCGAAGTCGTCTGTCACGCCTCGGCCTGGGACCTGGACAATGCCGACGACATCCGCATCAAGATGTGCACCAACGTCAACGGCGACGACTTCTACACCGTCCACCACGAGCTGGGTCACAACTACTACCAGCGCGCCTACAAGAACCAGCCGATGCTGTTCCGAAACGGCGCGAACGACGGATTCCACGAAGCCATCGGCGATTTCGTCGGCCTGTCGGCCCTGACCCCCACCTATCTGAATCAGATCGGCCTGTTGAAGACCACGCCGGGCGCGGAGGAAGATATTCCCTTCCTGCTCAAGATGGCCTTGGACAAGATCGCCTTCCTGCCGTTCGGCCTGATGGTCGATCGCTGGCGCTGGGACGTCTTCTCGGGCGAGACGGCGCCGGCCGCCTACAATACCGCCTGGACCGCAGATATGCTGCAGTACCAGGGCCTGGTTCCGCCGGGTCCGCGTCCGGCCAACGCCTTCGACCCGGGCGCGAAATACCATGTGCCCGGCAACACGCCCTATACCCGCTACTTCCTGGCGGCCATCTATCAGTTCCAGTTCCAGCGCGCGGCCTGCAAACAGGCCGGCTGGACCGGACCGCTGCACCGCTGCTCGGTCTATGGCAACAAGGAGGTCGGCGCCCGCTTCAACGCCATGCTGCAGATGGGGCAGTCGCGGCCGTGGCAGGAGGCGATGAAGGCCTTCACCGGCGACGACGGCAATGACGCCTCGGCCATCGCCGACTATTTCGCCCCATTGAACGTCTGGCTCCAGGAACAGAACCGCGGTCACCAGTGCGGATGGACCGCTGCCTGA
- the mtgA gene encoding monofunctional biosynthetic peptidoglycan transglycosylase: protein MATGRKSWRRVVLTAFLILALIPVAGVLIVAIVPPPPTILMLRQLARGDGMDYQWRGLNQISPNLVNAAIVAEDARFCSHHGFDMEAIQKALDHNAEGGRLRGGSTISQQTAKNVFLWPGRDWIRKGLEAGYTVLIEAVWSKRRIMEVYLNVVEWAPGVYGAQAASRHWFGKDARDLSPREAARLAAILPAPRRYEAAAPGPYVRRRASRVQAAMGTVRNEGLNTCVVSR from the coding sequence ATGGCGACGGGCCGCAAAAGTTGGCGTCGCGTCGTGCTGACCGCGTTTCTCATCCTGGCCCTGATCCCGGTCGCTGGCGTGCTGATCGTCGCCATCGTCCCGCCGCCTCCCACCATCTTGATGTTGCGTCAACTCGCGAGGGGCGACGGCATGGACTATCAGTGGCGCGGTCTGAACCAGATTTCGCCCAACTTGGTGAACGCCGCCATCGTCGCCGAGGACGCCCGGTTTTGCAGCCACCACGGCTTCGATATGGAGGCGATCCAGAAGGCCCTGGACCACAACGCCGAGGGCGGGCGCCTGCGCGGCGGATCGACCATCAGCCAGCAGACGGCCAAGAACGTCTTCCTGTGGCCAGGCCGGGACTGGATCCGAAAAGGTTTGGAGGCGGGCTACACCGTCCTGATCGAGGCCGTGTGGTCCAAGCGCCGGATCATGGAGGTCTATCTGAACGTGGTGGAATGGGCGCCCGGCGTCTATGGCGCCCAGGCCGCGTCGCGACACTGGTTCGGCAAGGACGCCCGCGACCTGAGCCCGCGTGAGGCGGCGCGTCTGGCCGCCATCCTGCCGGCCCCGCGCCGTTACGAAGCCGCCGCGCCCGGCCCCTATGTGCGTCGGCGCGCCTCGCGCGTCCAAGCGGCCATGGGCACGGTGCGCAACGAAGGTCTGAACACCTGCGTCGTCAGCCGCTGA
- a CDS encoding WD40 repeat domain-containing protein produces the protein MNFDFDAQVTAALFDNTGAVFALGDGSVRFEDRTRVEAHDGAVLCACVHPSGDGIVTGGDDGKVVWSRRDEDPVVLATAKNQWIDAIDASPASGLIAFSFGRTLSVIDPKEVGFRRDFQHERTVSGVAFEPKGRRIATSTYGGAALWYARIEKQQPIKLAWAGSHTGVAFSPDGAFVVTTMQDNQMHGWRIKDAKNLRMGGYPGKVRSMAFLANGQLMATSGAQGAVLWPFIGSNGPMGREATEIGYDDTTLVNLVSARADQGLLAAGLTDGRVWVAHPAAHGLNFVKAEKGPAIVALSLSPAVDKVAWADEDGAAGVLIL, from the coding sequence ATGAACTTCGATTTCGACGCCCAGGTCACCGCCGCCCTGTTCGACAACACCGGCGCCGTCTTCGCCCTTGGCGACGGCTCGGTCCGGTTCGAGGACCGGACGCGGGTGGAGGCGCACGACGGCGCCGTGCTGTGCGCCTGCGTTCATCCGTCCGGCGACGGGATCGTCACAGGCGGCGATGACGGCAAGGTCGTCTGGAGCCGTCGCGACGAGGATCCGGTCGTTCTGGCCACGGCCAAGAACCAGTGGATTGACGCCATCGACGCCTCGCCGGCCTCGGGCCTGATCGCCTTTTCCTTCGGCCGCACCCTGTCGGTGATCGACCCCAAGGAGGTGGGCTTCCGGCGCGACTTCCAGCACGAGCGCACCGTCTCCGGCGTCGCCTTCGAGCCCAAGGGCCGGCGCATCGCCACCTCGACCTATGGCGGGGCGGCGCTGTGGTATGCGCGGATCGAAAAGCAGCAGCCGATTAAGCTCGCCTGGGCCGGGTCGCACACCGGCGTCGCCTTTTCGCCCGACGGCGCCTTCGTCGTCACGACCATGCAGGACAATCAGATGCATGGCTGGCGCATCAAAGACGCCAAGAATCTGCGCATGGGCGGCTATCCGGGCAAGGTGCGGTCGATGGCCTTCCTGGCGAATGGTCAGCTGATGGCGACCTCGGGCGCGCAGGGCGCGGTCCTGTGGCCCTTCATCGGATCGAACGGACCGATGGGCCGCGAGGCGACCGAGATCGGCTATGACGACACGACCCTGGTCAATCTGGTCTCGGCCCGCGCCGATCAGGGCCTGCTGGCCGCCGGCCTGACCGATGGGCGCGTCTGGGTGGCGCATCCGGCGGCCCACGGTCTGAACTTCGTCAAGGCCGAGAAGGGGCCGGCCATCGTCGCCCTGTCGCTCAGCCCCGCCGTCGACAAGGTAGCCTGGGCTGACGAAGACGGCGCCGCTGGGGTCTTGATCCTCTGA
- a CDS encoding pirin family protein: MIELVIDARRKDLGGFEVGRVLPFHSRRMVGPFIFLDQMGPAEFAPGATAIDVRPHPHIGLSTLTYLFEGEIMHHDNLGYDQAIRPGEVNWMTAGKGIVHSERTDPLKKSKGGPMHGMQAWVALPDEAEEMDPAFHHLGEDAQPAYENGGLFARLVAGEAYGAKAAVPVSSPLFYIHWELQPGVRTAPPSGRGAGGMSERALYVAKGSIEVGDRTFHEGQMIVLEPTAEPTVKALTQSTVMVLGGEPVGERLIWWNFVASSQARIDQAKADWKAGRMSLPHADDLESIPLPDEPAKAQAEPAPVTPKPTDPV; this comes from the coding sequence ATGATCGAACTGGTGATCGACGCACGCCGCAAGGACCTGGGCGGGTTCGAGGTCGGGCGCGTCCTGCCCTTCCATTCGCGCCGGATGGTCGGGCCCTTCATCTTCCTGGACCAGATGGGACCGGCCGAGTTCGCGCCCGGCGCCACGGCCATCGACGTGCGGCCCCACCCGCATATCGGCCTGTCGACCCTGACCTATCTGTTCGAGGGCGAAATCATGCACCACGACAATCTCGGCTACGATCAGGCGATCCGGCCGGGCGAGGTCAACTGGATGACCGCCGGCAAGGGCATCGTCCATTCCGAGCGCACCGATCCGCTGAAGAAGAGCAAGGGCGGGCCGATGCACGGCATGCAGGCCTGGGTCGCCCTGCCCGACGAGGCCGAAGAGATGGACCCGGCCTTTCATCACCTGGGTGAGGACGCCCAGCCGGCCTACGAGAACGGCGGCCTGTTCGCGCGACTAGTGGCCGGTGAGGCTTACGGCGCCAAGGCGGCCGTCCCTGTGTCGTCGCCGCTGTTCTACATCCACTGGGAGCTTCAGCCCGGCGTGCGAACCGCCCCGCCGTCCGGCAGGGGCGCCGGAGGCATGAGCGAGCGCGCGCTCTATGTGGCCAAGGGCTCCATCGAGGTCGGCGATCGCACCTTCCACGAGGGCCAGATGATCGTGCTGGAGCCGACGGCTGAGCCGACGGTCAAGGCCCTGACCCAGTCGACCGTCATGGTGCTGGGCGGCGAGCCGGTGGGCGAGCGGCTGATCTGGTGGAACTTCGTCGCCTCCAGCCAGGCCCGCATCGATCAGGCCAAGGCCGATTGGAAGGCAGGCCGGATGAGCCTGCCCCACGCCGACGATCTGGAGTCCATCCCCCTGCCTGACGAACCCGCCAAGGCGCAGGCGGAGCCGGCGCCAGTGACGCCCAAGCCGACCGATCCGGTCTAG
- a CDS encoding Lrp/AsnC family transcriptional regulator: MADELDPIDARILDILQQDAGLSVAEVADRVGLSASPCWRRIKRLEDSGLITKRVTLLNAQLLGLDFEVYAIVKLMLPSADNLNVFEAAVAKWPEVVQCATITGREDYVLRIITSDMHAFDLFLREKLLALGIVSDCESHIVTRGVKNVTALPLGIITPHVG; the protein is encoded by the coding sequence TTGGCCGACGAACTCGACCCCATCGACGCCCGCATTCTGGATATCCTGCAACAAGACGCCGGGCTGTCGGTCGCAGAGGTCGCCGATCGCGTCGGGCTGTCGGCCTCGCCCTGCTGGCGGCGGATCAAGCGGCTGGAAGACTCCGGCCTGATCACCAAGCGCGTCACCCTGCTGAACGCTCAGCTGCTGGGCCTGGACTTCGAGGTCTACGCCATCGTCAAACTGATGCTGCCCTCGGCGGACAATCTCAATGTCTTCGAGGCCGCCGTGGCCAAGTGGCCGGAAGTGGTCCAGTGCGCCACCATCACGGGGCGCGAGGACTATGTGCTGCGCATAATCACCTCGGACATGCACGCCTTCGACCTGTTCCTGCGCGAGAAGCTGCTGGCCCTGGGCATCGTCTCGGACTGCGAAAGCCACATCGTCACGCGCGGCGTGAAGAATGTGACCGCCCTGCCTCTTGGCATCATCACGCCTCACGTCGGATAA